CCCTTCTTTCCCTCCGATCTAGTCCAGCGCCTTGCCCATGTCATTCACGGCCCCGACGAGATTGCCATTGCCGCATCCCTTGGGCAGGATCATCCTGTTTTCGGTCTCTGGCCCGTCTCCGCCGCCGTCGACCTGGAACAATGGATCCCGTCCGACGAAAAGCGGCGCGTGAGAGATTTCCTCGCCCGATATAAAGTGCGGCGGGTTGAGTTTCCCGCGATCGAAACGGCAATCGGGGCTCTCGATCCCTTCTTCAACATCAATACGCCAGCCGATCTCGCCGAAGCGGAGACATGGCTGGCAGCTTTGGAACGCACGTCATGACGAAATCTCGGCCCAAAATCTTCGGCATCGCCGGCTGGAAGAATTCCGGCAAGACAGGGCTTGCCGTGCGGCTGGTCACGGAGTTCACCCGGCGCGGCTATCGCATCTCGACCATCAAGCACGCGCATCATGATTTCGATATCGATAAGGTGGGCGCCGACAGTTTTCGCCATCGGGAGGCCGGCGCGCATGAAGTCACCATCGTCTCCGGCACGCGTTACGCCATCATGCACGAATTGCGCGGCGCGCCCGAACCGAGCTTCGAAGAAATACTGGCGCGCCTTGCCCCCTGCGACCTCGTTTTGATCGAAGGTTACAAACGAGAACCCATTCCGAAGATCGAGGCGCGCCGGCTGGAAGCTGCCAAGCGCGAACCGCTCGCCCCACAGGATCCTCACATCGTGGCCATCGCCACGGACCATCCGGTTGAAGATGCCGGTTCGCTCGCCGTTTTCAACCTCGACGACACAGTCGCCATCGCCGATTTCATCGCTGCAAAAGTAGGTCTCGGCGACCAGCCGAAATAGAAAGGCCGCCGGGTTCCCGGCGGCCCCTGCTATCAAGCTGATCCTTACCGGTTCGACGCGACCGGGCGCACCAGCGGCGTGATGCGGCGAATGGTGACGCGGCGGTTTTCCTGCGACGGACCGAGCGTATTCACCTTGAGATACTGCTCGCCATAGCCCTGGGTGACCAGGTTTTCGGCCGGAATGCCGTAGACATCCGTCAGCACGTTGGCGACCGATTCCGCGCGCTGGTCCGACAGGATCAGATTGCTCTGGGCCGAACCCACCGCATCCGTATGACCCTCGATCAGGAAGGTTTCTGTCGGATCGCGCTTGATGATCTTCGA
The Rhizobium sp. 11515TR DNA segment above includes these coding regions:
- the mobA gene encoding molybdenum cofactor guanylyltransferase MobA — encoded protein: MSDFIPNPEDIPVVLLAGGRSSRMGANKAFALLAGKSLLARIASKIGRQQRKPIALNADADWPDIMGMRLIPDRIPGKVGPLAGVLAALQDARLRYPEVSHIATIPIDSPFFPSDLVQRLAHVIHGPDEIAIAASLGQDHPVFGLWPVSAAVDLEQWIPSDEKRRVRDFLARYKVRRVEFPAIETAIGALDPFFNINTPADLAEAETWLAALERTS
- the mobB gene encoding molybdopterin-guanine dinucleotide biosynthesis protein B; protein product: MTKSRPKIFGIAGWKNSGKTGLAVRLVTEFTRRGYRISTIKHAHHDFDIDKVGADSFRHREAGAHEVTIVSGTRYAIMHELRGAPEPSFEEILARLAPCDLVLIEGYKREPIPKIEARRLEAAKREPLAPQDPHIVAIATDHPVEDAGSLAVFNLDDTVAIADFIAAKVGLGDQPK